One region of Chloroflexota bacterium genomic DNA includes:
- a CDS encoding glutamine--tRNA ligase/YqeY domain fusion protein, which produces MSTADTRTSTDFIRKRIIEDNESGRFDGQVHTRFPPEPNGYLHIGHAKSILLNYSIAQDFAGKFNLRFDDTNPTREEMEFVESITEDIVWLGVDWQDRLLFASDYFQQLYEWAVDLIVKGSAYVDDLSAEEIRQYRGTLTEPGKDSPFRNRSVAENLELFERMKKGEFPNGARVLRARIDMSSPNLNLRDPVLYRILHATHHRTGDQWCIYPMYDWAHGQSDSIEGITHSICTLEFEDHRPLYDWFLDELGIYHPQQIEFARLNLTYTVMSKRKLRRLVEEGHVDGWDDPRMPTISGHRRRGYTPESIQDFNHRIGVAKNDSIVDIALLEHCLRQDLNVRSPRAMAVLRPLKVVITNYPEGQTEHLDAINNPEDQSMGIRQVPFSRELYIERADFMEDPPRKFYRLAPGREVRLRYAYFITCVDVIKDTDTGEVIELHCTYDPATRGGDAPDGRKVKATLHWVSAQHALDAEVRLYNHLFTEANPDDAPKGEDFLANLNPDSLEVLGNCKIEPSLAGAQPGDRYQFERQGYFCFDPDSTAERLVINRTVTLRDTWARVQKQMAKKQGKK; this is translated from the coding sequence ATGAGTACAGCGGACACCAGAACTTCAACTGACTTCATTCGCAAGCGCATCATCGAAGATAACGAAAGCGGGCGCTTTGACGGGCAGGTACATACGCGCTTTCCTCCAGAGCCCAATGGCTATCTTCACATTGGTCATGCCAAATCGATCCTGCTGAACTACAGCATTGCCCAGGATTTCGCAGGCAAGTTCAACCTGCGTTTTGACGACACCAATCCGACCAGGGAGGAGATGGAATTTGTCGAGTCCATCACCGAGGATATTGTCTGGCTCGGTGTCGACTGGCAAGATCGCCTTCTTTTCGCTTCCGATTACTTCCAGCAACTCTACGAATGGGCCGTCGACCTGATCGTAAAAGGCAGTGCTTACGTTGACGATCTTAGCGCCGAAGAGATCCGGCAATACCGCGGCACCCTCACCGAGCCGGGCAAAGATAGCCCTTTCCGAAATCGCTCGGTAGCGGAGAATCTTGAGCTCTTTGAACGCATGAAAAAGGGCGAGTTTCCCAACGGTGCCCGCGTTCTGCGCGCCAGGATCGATATGTCATCCCCTAACCTCAACCTGCGCGATCCGGTGCTTTACCGCATCTTGCATGCCACCCACCACCGCACCGGCGACCAGTGGTGCATCTATCCCATGTATGACTGGGCCCATGGCCAGTCGGACTCCATCGAAGGGATCACCCACTCCATATGCACCCTGGAATTCGAGGACCATCGCCCGCTCTACGATTGGTTTCTTGATGAATTGGGGATTTATCATCCCCAGCAGATCGAGTTTGCCCGCCTCAATCTCACCTATACGGTGATGAGCAAACGGAAACTGCGGCGCCTGGTCGAAGAAGGACACGTCGACGGTTGGGACGACCCCCGAATGCCCACCATCTCCGGCCATCGACGGCGCGGGTATACGCCGGAATCCATCCAGGATTTCAACCATCGTATCGGTGTCGCGAAAAACGATAGCATCGTGGATATTGCCCTTCTCGAGCATTGTCTGCGTCAGGACCTGAACGTGCGCTCCCCGCGCGCCATGGCTGTGCTCCGGCCTCTCAAAGTCGTGATCACCAATTATCCGGAAGGGCAAACCGAACATCTGGATGCCATCAATAATCCTGAAGACCAGTCCATGGGAATCCGCCAGGTACCCTTCTCGCGGGAGCTTTATATCGAACGGGCCGACTTCATGGAAGACCCGCCGCGCAAATTCTACCGCCTGGCGCCCGGGCGCGAGGTACGGTTGCGATACGCCTACTTCATCACCTGCGTCGACGTGATCAAGGATACTGATACCGGCGAGGTCATTGAACTCCATTGCACTTACGATCCTGCGACTCGAGGGGGCGATGCACCCGATGGCAGAAAGGTGAAGGCAACCCTCCACTGGGTATCCGCCCAACATGCGCTGGATGCAGAAGTTCGCCTGTACAATCATCTCTTCACTGAGGCCAATCCCGACGACGCGCCAAAGGGAGAGGATTTCCTGGCCAACCTGAATCCCGATTCCCTGGAGGTGTTAGGGAACTGCAAGATCGAGCCCAGCCTGGCCGGCGCACAGCCTGGTGATCGCTACCAATTCGAGCGCCAGGGTTACTTCTGCTTTGATCCCGACTCCACCGCCGAGCGGCTGGTGATCAACCGCACCGTTACGTTGCGGGACACATGGGCCCGGGTTCAGAAACAGATGGCGAAGAAGCAGGGAAAGAAGTAG
- a CDS encoding OB-fold nucleic acid binding domain-containing protein, translated as MSEAGKQVFATDIGPDDDVEELFRVVQMRLLPYRDEHKGDYLLLILADQTGQIEARIWENASEPAQWLSANDIVHVRGRAELYQERIRLRVDEIIPAKEGTFAIAEFLPPVGIDDQQALADIHGTIDRISNQPLRLLLQTIFGDTEFVSNFCLAPREKPGGLLEQTMALLELAAPLERVNPKLDLDLLTAGILLHEAGTSYAIGSETGREALDLLGIAAVSDQLLCQNLTHLPEFPNGLALKLRHIILAAASPSIARSPEALVLARLKQLQESARNI; from the coding sequence ATGAGCGAAGCTGGCAAACAGGTCTTCGCTACCGATATTGGCCCCGACGATGACGTGGAGGAGCTGTTCCGTGTCGTCCAAATGCGGCTTCTACCCTATCGCGATGAGCACAAGGGTGATTATCTGCTGCTGATATTGGCTGATCAGACCGGTCAGATCGAGGCTCGAATCTGGGAAAATGCCTCGGAACCTGCCCAATGGCTCTCTGCCAACGACATCGTGCACGTCCGTGGGCGCGCCGAGCTTTATCAAGAGCGGATCAGGTTGCGGGTCGACGAGATAATCCCGGCCAAAGAGGGAACTTTCGCCATTGCCGAATTCCTGCCCCCCGTTGGGATCGATGACCAGCAAGCCCTGGCAGACATTCATGGGACAATCGACCGGATATCGAATCAGCCATTGCGGCTCCTCCTGCAGACCATTTTTGGCGATACGGAGTTCGTTTCAAACTTCTGTCTGGCCCCGCGGGAAAAGCCTGGCGGCCTCCTGGAGCAAACTATGGCCCTGTTGGAGTTGGCGGCCCCTCTGGAGCGGGTCAACCCAAAGCTGGACCTGGATCTATTGACGGCCGGTATCCTGCTGCATGAAGCTGGCACCAGTTACGCCATAGGTAGCGAAACCGGCCGGGAGGCCCTGGATCTGTTGGGGATTGCTGCCGTGAGTGATCAGCTGCTGTGCCAGAACCTGACCCACCTGCCCGAGTTTCCGAATGGCCTGGCCTTGAAACTGCGCCACATCATCCTGGCAGCCGCTTCTCCCAGCATCGCCCGCAGTCCGGAGGCGCTGGTGTTAGCCAGACTCAAACAGTTGCAGGAATCAGCGCGTAATATCTGA
- the gltX gene encoding glutamate--tRNA ligase: MTEKPARVRFAPSPTGYLHIGSARSALFNWLYARHTGGQFIVRIEDTDRKRYVEDALDDFLTQLRWLGLDWDEGPEVGGDYGPYFQSQRLDLYRKWADWLVDNGFAYRCYCTPERLQAVREEQRQRKEKTGYDRHCRYLTGQQRAQYEAEGRSYVIRLAVPLEGTTTFQDAIRGEISFNHAEFQDTVLLKSDGWPTYHLAAVVDDHLMDITHIMRSDEWLNSVPIGVLLYQAFGWQPPVWAHLPVILNPNGKGKMSKRQVIGKDGTVVPVHMRDYQAAGYLPDAMFNFLAHVGWSLDDSTEVFSREDAIDAFAIDGIKPSPAAFPADKLAWIDGVYIRERDDDDLYLELLPFVAQGLDMSEQEVDSRPELRQAVPLIKERMRTLVEAAPMVAFLFEDGEPDYPDPQLLVPKKTSRSETIDILEKTSASLAALPEFDSDSVEAALRELPGELELKPRQVFSAIRVAVTGTNVSPPLFESITILGRERTLLRLAAAKQAVTALTEDG; encoded by the coding sequence ATGACTGAAAAACCCGCTCGCGTACGCTTTGCACCCAGTCCGACCGGTTACCTGCACATCGGTTCAGCGCGGTCGGCATTGTTTAACTGGCTCTATGCCCGTCATACCGGCGGTCAATTCATCGTGCGAATCGAAGATACCGATCGCAAACGTTACGTGGAAGATGCCCTGGATGATTTCCTTACCCAGTTGAGATGGTTGGGCCTTGATTGGGACGAAGGCCCCGAAGTCGGTGGTGACTACGGGCCCTACTTCCAAAGCCAGCGTCTTGATCTTTACCGCAAGTGGGCGGATTGGCTGGTCGACAATGGCTTCGCCTATCGCTGTTACTGCACCCCCGAGCGGTTGCAGGCCGTGCGGGAAGAACAACGTCAGCGCAAAGAGAAGACCGGCTATGACCGGCACTGTCGTTACCTGACCGGGCAGCAGCGCGCCCAATATGAAGCCGAAGGCAGGTCCTACGTGATCCGCCTGGCCGTGCCATTGGAGGGCACGACCACCTTCCAGGATGCGATCCGGGGAGAGATATCCTTCAATCATGCTGAATTTCAGGACACCGTTCTGCTCAAATCAGATGGCTGGCCGACCTATCATCTGGCAGCTGTGGTCGATGATCACCTCATGGACATTACCCATATCATGCGTAGTGATGAGTGGCTCAACAGCGTGCCCATTGGGGTTCTGCTCTACCAGGCATTCGGTTGGCAGCCCCCCGTCTGGGCTCACCTGCCGGTCATTCTCAACCCCAATGGCAAAGGCAAGATGAGCAAACGCCAGGTAATTGGCAAGGATGGCACCGTTGTGCCCGTGCATATGCGCGATTATCAGGCTGCGGGCTATCTGCCAGATGCCATGTTTAACTTCCTGGCCCATGTGGGATGGAGCCTGGACGACAGCACCGAGGTTTTCTCCAGGGAAGATGCCATCGATGCGTTCGCTATCGACGGCATCAAACCATCACCGGCTGCCTTTCCCGCCGACAAACTGGCCTGGATCGATGGCGTGTATATCCGCGAACGAGACGACGATGATCTATATCTGGAATTACTGCCCTTCGTGGCACAAGGGTTGGACATGAGCGAGCAAGAAGTTGACTCCCGCCCGGAACTGCGTCAGGCCGTGCCCCTGATCAAGGAACGAATGCGTACCCTCGTCGAAGCAGCTCCCATGGTGGCATTCCTCTTCGAGGATGGAGAACCGGACTACCCCGACCCACAACTTCTGGTGCCCAAGAAAACATCCCGTTCCGAGACAATTGATATCCTGGAAAAAACTTCCGCTTCGTTGGCTGCCCTGCCAGAGTTCGACAGCGACAGCGTCGAGGCCGCCCTGCGAGAATTGCCCGGCGAGTTGGAACTCAAGCCGCGCCAGGTATTCTCGGCGATCCGGGTCGCTGTAACCGGCACCAACGTATCGCCGCCCCTCTTCGAGTCGATCACTATCCTGGGACGCGAACGGACACTGCTGCGCCTTGCCGCAGCAAAACAGGCGGTGACAGCATTGACGGAGGACGGGTGA
- a CDS encoding nitrilase-related carbon-nitrogen hydrolase, translating to MDQLVVGCVQLNMRLPEDVLEVEESLARFLRLAQTKRVRLLVFPQYSGLMAAAMVTRGRRTSLLKAADKARRHRTSFWTRTRARLAGSAAQMLRADFGQALESALLQSPEKLWDAYVSLFSELARRYAITVVAGSSYLVDPADGAIRHMALVFGPNGEQLGSQSAVSLPDEEHPMVEPGRLWQAIQTPVGRLGILIGHDTLYPEAGRLLAYAGSEILIAVGASSHPESYHRMRQGLLARVEENQVYGTMSFSVGYNPFTAGDEHPYLGRSLLAAPISMTPRLNGILVEMGTESTEGLITAEWDFTALHERWEKDEIPLRASMPVDVAGPTLSAIYLSGLTIEQATRLGQLEETPLALAEPQEIIVATQDQKVAEPVPQETPVDTVPDSESEIVPPLDDEGDNLASDPAEIDSAPATESPPEEVSGAEETVAGIENETDQEEAQSDPESRWPWS from the coding sequence ATGGATCAATTGGTAGTCGGCTGTGTACAACTCAACATGAGACTCCCAGAGGATGTCCTGGAGGTAGAGGAGAGTCTGGCGCGCTTCCTTCGTCTGGCGCAAACCAAGCGCGTCAGACTGCTGGTATTCCCTCAATACAGCGGATTGATGGCCGCTGCCATGGTCACCAGGGGACGGCGGACCAGTTTGCTGAAAGCGGCCGACAAGGCGCGCCGCCACCGAACCTCGTTTTGGACCCGCACCCGGGCCAGGTTGGCCGGCAGCGCGGCCCAGATGCTGCGGGCAGATTTTGGACAGGCTCTGGAAAGTGCCCTGCTTCAGTCTCCCGAGAAACTGTGGGATGCCTATGTCTCACTTTTCAGCGAGCTTGCCCGCCGATATGCCATCACGGTCGTAGCAGGGTCGAGCTATCTGGTTGATCCGGCCGACGGTGCAATACGCCACATGGCTTTGGTGTTTGGGCCCAACGGCGAACAATTGGGCAGCCAGAGCGCGGTGAGTTTGCCGGACGAAGAACACCCCATGGTCGAGCCAGGCCGGCTGTGGCAGGCCATCCAGACTCCGGTTGGACGGCTCGGTATCCTGATCGGTCATGATACCCTTTACCCTGAAGCAGGGCGCCTTCTGGCCTACGCGGGCAGCGAAATTCTGATAGCCGTTGGCGCCAGTAGTCACCCCGAATCCTACCACCGTATGAGACAGGGACTTCTGGCCCGGGTTGAGGAGAATCAGGTATACGGAACGATGAGCTTCTCCGTCGGCTACAACCCCTTTACGGCCGGTGACGAACATCCCTATCTGGGTCGTTCTCTGCTGGCTGCGCCTATCAGCATGACCCCCCGCCTCAATGGGATTCTGGTAGAGATGGGAACCGAAAGCACCGAAGGGCTCATCACAGCCGAGTGGGACTTCACAGCCCTGCACGAGCGATGGGAAAAAGATGAGATTCCCCTCCGGGCGTCCATGCCTGTCGACGTTGCAGGTCCAACCCTTTCAGCAATCTACCTGAGTGGTCTCACCATCGAACAGGCTACCCGTCTTGGGCAACTGGAAGAGACGCCATTGGCCCTGGCGGAACCGCAGGAGATCATCGTCGCAACGCAGGATCAAAAGGTAGCTGAACCTGTTCCCCAGGAGACACCCGTCGACACCGTTCCGGACAGCGAAAGCGAGATTGTGCCACCCCTCGACGATGAAGGAGACAACCTGGCAAGCGACCCGGCTGAAATCGATAGTGCGCCCGCCACTGAGTCTCCGCCGGAAGAGGTTTCTGGCGCCGAAGAAACCGTCGCCGGGATCGAAAACGAAACCGACCAGGAGGAGGCCCAATCTGATCCCGAATCCCGTTGGCCCTGGTCCTGA
- a CDS encoding maleylpyruvate isomerase N-terminal domain-containing protein codes for MSDFPDRGQMSAAINSARRELMRTLLFLTEQETTEITLHQDWNVRDVFSHITARECTALVAVRHLVEDGDPCFRDPVDEIEFNRSAVRRRQDFPADSVLDELDGIRRQLLGYLEELPDADLYRTFPIGRTSQEQSVAVVLQSLGSHDLEHAEGLWHWRLDHDLLRRDDFRESIIIARTDLLDSLGGLTEEIMLGETVCGHWTTRDVMAHVLSWDELMLHSAEHWQGGRSGQRQVRYDDEWNEAEVEKRSNLDVIALADGLATSLRKMVMLFNAVDDSDLILMAPAPWGDQMALISFFHEWAVHDDVHKPDLRQLQEASGIA; via the coding sequence ATGAGTGATTTCCCCGACCGAGGGCAAATGTCGGCCGCGATCAATAGTGCGCGGCGGGAACTGATGCGAACGCTGCTGTTCCTCACCGAACAGGAGACAACTGAGATCACGTTGCATCAGGATTGGAACGTGCGCGATGTCTTCAGCCACATCACTGCGCGCGAATGCACAGCGCTGGTAGCTGTGAGACATCTCGTTGAGGATGGTGACCCGTGCTTTCGTGACCCGGTGGACGAAATCGAGTTCAATCGAAGTGCCGTGCGGCGGCGTCAGGATTTTCCCGCAGATTCCGTCCTGGACGAGCTCGACGGCATCCGAAGGCAACTGCTTGGCTATCTGGAGGAGTTGCCGGACGCTGATCTCTATCGTACGTTTCCCATTGGCCGGACATCGCAAGAGCAGAGCGTTGCCGTTGTGTTGCAGAGTCTGGGCAGCCACGACCTGGAGCATGCGGAAGGTCTGTGGCATTGGCGACTCGACCATGATCTCTTGCGACGAGATGACTTTCGCGAATCGATAATCATCGCCCGAACCGACTTACTGGACTCCCTCGGTGGATTGACAGAGGAGATCATGCTCGGCGAAACGGTTTGCGGCCACTGGACCACCCGCGACGTGATGGCCCACGTGCTTAGCTGGGATGAGCTGATGTTGCACAGTGCCGAACATTGGCAGGGAGGACGATCCGGACAGAGGCAAGTGCGCTATGATGACGAATGGAACGAAGCGGAAGTAGAAAAGCGGTCCAACCTGGATGTCATCGCACTGGCCGATGGCCTGGCTACATCGCTTCGCAAAATGGTCATGCTATTCAACGCTGTGGATGATTCCGACTTGATCTTGATGGCGCCGGCGCCCTGGGGCGATCAAATGGCCCTGATCAGCTTCTTCCACGAATGGGCCGTCCACGACGATGTTCACAAGCCAGATCTGCGGCAGCTTCAGGAGGCCTCGGGCATAGCCTGA
- the fdhD gene encoding formate dehydrogenase accessory sulfurtransferase FdhD yields MDGSFEWQITRWDGESKHSVEGAVIEEQQFRIHVNGRNLATIMCTPVELEALTLGFLRSEGIIQGMADIQILHLCPGATCIDVWLREADATLPREAILTSGCGGGVTFDDMSQLVAPLDRSRVVSREDILSGMRRLLDGARLYRVTRGVHTSSLDNGNRVRVICEDVGRHNTIDKLWGTCLKKGINPAGLTLFATGRISSEMLNKAAKMRVPAVVSLTSPTSLSVQLAQHWQMLLVGYVRSTGFNVYAGDFRLI; encoded by the coding sequence ATGGACGGTTCCTTTGAGTGGCAGATCACCCGTTGGGACGGTGAGTCAAAACATTCCGTCGAGGGTGCTGTCATCGAGGAGCAGCAGTTCCGTATCCATGTCAATGGTCGCAATCTGGCGACCATCATGTGCACGCCCGTTGAGCTTGAAGCGTTGACGTTGGGCTTCCTAAGGTCGGAAGGCATCATCCAGGGCATGGCGGACATTCAGATACTGCACCTATGCCCCGGCGCTACCTGCATTGATGTATGGTTGAGGGAAGCCGACGCGACCCTGCCCCGGGAGGCAATTCTGACCTCCGGATGCGGCGGTGGTGTGACCTTTGATGATATGAGCCAACTGGTGGCTCCGCTCGATAGGTCCCGGGTGGTATCTCGTGAGGATATCTTGTCCGGGATGCGCCGGCTTCTGGATGGCGCCAGGCTATACCGTGTAACCCGCGGTGTGCACACATCGAGCCTGGACAATGGCAACCGGGTTAGGGTGATCTGCGAGGATGTGGGCAGGCACAATACGATCGATAAGCTTTGGGGAACCTGTCTGAAAAAGGGCATTAACCCGGCGGGTCTGACCCTCTTCGCTACGGGACGTATTAGTTCGGAAATGTTGAACAAGGCAGCCAAGATGCGGGTTCCGGCAGTCGTCAGTCTGACTTCACCGACCAGCCTGAGCGTGCAGTTGGCTCAACACTGGCAGATGCTCTTGGTTGGTTATGTACGATCTACCGGTTTCAACGTATACGCTGGCGATTTTCGACTGATCTGA
- the bmt gene encoding betaine--homocysteine S-methyltransferase, producing the protein MSDRLLEYLSMKPVVMGDGAMGTMLQLAGHVDGSAPELWNVTHPAVVRDVYQGYADAGSDFITSNSFGGTRYRLKLHNLQDRVFELNEAAAALAREVAGESRLVAGSVGPTGEMLEPLGTMTFDEAREAFAGQVAGLAAGGADFILIETMSSLDEVRAAIEGARQACDLPIAVTMTFDTNYRTMMGVSPAQAVATLHEWGITVIGANCGNGPDEIERIIFEMSQARPEGVVLMAQSNAGLPFWQDGAISYDGTPEVMATYALRMRALGVDVVGACCGSTPEHLQAIRAALDGPPLEDYQPPVDAVAGTGAGPESAKQRGARRSRRNRSRV; encoded by the coding sequence ATGAGTGATCGTCTGTTGGAATATCTCAGCATGAAGCCAGTTGTCATGGGCGATGGTGCAATGGGAACCATGCTTCAGCTTGCCGGGCACGTCGATGGCAGTGCTCCCGAGCTTTGGAATGTGACCCATCCTGCTGTTGTTCGGGATGTCTATCAGGGTTATGCCGACGCAGGCAGTGATTTTATTACATCCAATAGCTTCGGTGGCACACGCTATCGCCTGAAGCTACACAATCTGCAGGATCGGGTTTTCGAATTGAACGAGGCGGCAGCAGCGCTGGCCCGTGAGGTTGCGGGCGAGTCGCGGCTGGTCGCCGGTTCGGTGGGCCCGACGGGCGAAATGCTCGAACCACTGGGCACGATGACTTTCGACGAGGCGCGTGAGGCGTTCGCCGGGCAAGTGGCCGGGTTGGCAGCTGGCGGCGCCGATTTCATTTTGATCGAAACCATGAGTTCCCTGGACGAGGTGCGCGCCGCCATCGAGGGAGCACGCCAGGCGTGCGACCTGCCAATCGCAGTAACGATGACCTTCGATACCAACTACCGCACCATGATGGGTGTCAGCCCTGCGCAGGCTGTCGCAACCCTGCACGAGTGGGGCATTACGGTGATAGGCGCCAACTGTGGCAACGGACCTGACGAAATCGAACGCATCATTTTTGAGATGAGCCAGGCCCGACCGGAGGGTGTGGTGTTGATGGCGCAAAGCAACGCGGGTCTGCCTTTCTGGCAGGATGGTGCCATCTCCTACGACGGAACGCCAGAGGTGATGGCAACCTACGCACTTCGAATGCGGGCGCTGGGCGTCGATGTGGTAGGCGCGTGCTGTGGAAGCACACCGGAACACCTGCAGGCCATTCGTGCTGCCCTGGATGGCCCGCCGCTGGAGGACTACCAGCCCCCTGTCGATGCGGTTGCCGGGACCGGCGCCGGTCCCGAGAGTGCCAAACAGCGCGGCGCGCGGCGATCCAGGCGGAACCGGAGCCGGGTGTAA
- a CDS encoding corrinoid protein: MTDTFDSLPEDLQEFYERMQDDLYDGLRDEVVAATNDALDERGQTPGQVLEYGLIGGMELVGEDFRDGILFVPEVLMAAKAMKGAMEILRPLLTESKETEPPGTVVIGTVKGDIHDIGKNLVAMMLEGAGFEVFNLGINVDVDQFLAALREHKADLLGMSALLTTTMPYMRVVIERLKTEGLRDEVKVLVGGAPLTGAFAEDIGADAYCADAGVAVETAKALMGIKVQPRTRD; this comes from the coding sequence ATGACCGATACTTTTGACTCCCTTCCCGAAGACCTTCAGGAGTTCTACGAGCGGATGCAGGATGATCTTTACGACGGCCTGCGCGACGAGGTTGTGGCGGCTACCAACGACGCGTTGGACGAGCGAGGTCAGACACCGGGACAGGTTCTCGAATATGGTCTGATCGGCGGCATGGAACTGGTCGGCGAGGATTTCCGGGATGGCATTCTATTTGTGCCTGAGGTGCTGATGGCGGCCAAGGCTATGAAGGGTGCCATGGAGATCCTGCGCCCATTGCTAACGGAGTCTAAGGAGACGGAGCCTCCGGGCACGGTGGTTATCGGTACCGTCAAGGGAGATATCCATGACATTGGCAAGAACCTGGTGGCGATGATGCTGGAGGGGGCTGGATTCGAGGTCTTCAATCTTGGAATCAACGTGGATGTCGACCAGTTCCTGGCAGCCTTGCGCGAACACAAGGCCGACCTTCTTGGTATGTCGGCACTGTTGACCACAACCATGCCCTACATGCGTGTCGTCATCGAGCGGCTAAAGACTGAAGGACTGCGGGATGAAGTCAAGGTATTGGTTGGTGGGGCGCCTCTGACCGGTGCCTTTGCGGAAGATATCGGTGCTGATGCCTACTGCGCGGATGCCGGTGTTGCTGTGGAGACTGCCAAAGCCCTGATGGGAATCAAAGTGCAGCCGAGAACACGGGACTGA